The genomic window CAAAACGGCTCGAGCGGGTCAACATCAAGACCATGCCCTACCCGGGCTTCCCGACCGATATGCAGCCGCAGATGGCCATTTTGCTGACGCTCGCCGACGGCATCGGCATCATCACCGAGGGCGTGTGGGACAATCGCTTCCGCTATGTGGATGAGCTCAAGCGAATGGGCGCGAACATCCAGGTTGACGGCAAGATTGCGGTCTTCGAGGGAGTGGATCACCTCATCCCGGCGCCGGTCAAGGCGTGCGATCTGCGCGCGGGTGCGGCGATGGTCATTGCCGGGCTCGTCACAAAGGGCCGCACCGAGGTTGAGGACATCTTCCACATTGAGCGCGGCTACGAGGAAATCGTGGAAAAGCTGCGCGGCGTGGGCGCAGACATCAGAAAGATCACGGTGAACGACCCGTCGGTCATCGGCAAAATCGGATAGGAAACACAGGCAGCGGGCGGCGAGAGCCCCGGCTGCCTTTTCTCTTAGAAGGAGCAAAAACTTGAGATTTGTCACACTCTGCAGCGGGTCCAGCGGAAACGCAACGCTGGTCAGCCACCAAAACACCCACATTCTCATCGACGCGGGCCTCTCGTTTCGCGCACTGAAGACGTCGCTTGCAAAGCTCGGGCTCGAGCCGCGCGATCTCACGGCGCTCTTTTTGACCCATGAGCACTCCGACCATGTGCGCGGCGTGCCCGCCATCGCCGAGAAGACGGCCGTTCCCATCTACGGCCGGCGGGCCTCGCTCGAGGCCGTAGTCCTCGCGAGCGGCACCATAATGCCCGACCGGCTCACAGCGCTCGCCGGCGACGGCAACTTTGAAGCGGGCGAGCTCTATGTGCACCCCTTTGAGACGCCGCACGATTCGGCGGCCTGTGTGGGGTACAGCATTTTCTCACCGGACGGGCGAAAGCTCTCCCTTGTGACCGACCTCGGTTGTGTGACCGAGACAGTGGCCAAGAATCTACATAATTCCGACTTTGTCCTCATTGAGTCCAACTACGACGAGCAGATGCTGCGCACGGGGCGCTACCCGCCCTATCTCAAGCGGCGCATCGCGTCGGACAGCGGTCACCTTTCAAACGCCGCCTGCGCCGAAGTGGTCGAGAGCCTTGTCTGCGGCGGTACGGAGCACTTTGTGCTGGTACATCTGTCGGACAAGAACAATCTGCCGAAGCTGGCGCTCGAGACCACCTGCCGCAGACTGATGAGCCGGGGTGTCCGCCCGGGCGAGGTGACGGTGGACATCGCACCGCGCTTTGAAATGAGCAGGCCGTTTGATTTTTGAAGAGAGAAAAGGAGCACACCCTGGGGTGTGCTCCTCTTTTGTCCGTCAAAGACCGGGGTGGGGTTCATGGCAGAAAGCTGCTGCCAAAGGACACGATTTTCTCGCAGGGGGCGTATTCCGCCTCATAGCATACCTCGTCGATGAAGAGAAACGGGGTGAACGCGCCGATCGTGTGCACGGTGCCGTCCTGAAGCGTCAGGGTGTAGGTGACGAGCTGCCCGGCGTAGTGTTGGCCGCCGTTGCTCTCACGGTAGACGCGCAGCTTTTGAAGCAGCGCGGCGAGCGTCTCGAGATCGGCGGGCTCGGTGAGCTCGGTCGACCACTCCGGCGGCTGAAGCGTCAGATGCACCCCGCGGATCTTGTCGGCGGTGAGCCTGGAAAAGGGCCGCCGTCCCAGAAGAGAGCCAGACACAGCGAGCAGACAGAGCGAGATGGCAAGAAGAGCGAGCAGGATCAGAAGAATGGTTTTTCGTCTCATGGCGGCCTCCTTTTGGCATACGTATGTTAGACAGTTGACACGACGCGGAAAGTTCTTCCGAAAGATTTTTTCAAAGGTTTGCAACATTTGCTTCTCCCGCCGCGTATAAGGGGTGAAAACGGTTCCGGAATTCGTTTGAAACAGAGGGGGATGGCGCGATGGCGATTGTGTGGCGGGCGCAGGAGTTGGTCGAACGCGAGGAAAACCATGTGTACCGCGCGGCGCTTGCGATTTTGAAAAACCGCGAGGATGCCGAGGATGTCACGCAGGAGACGTTCGTCAAGCTCTTTTTGAAGCAGCCGACCTTTGAGAGCGAGACCCACGCGAGGGCGTGGCTGCTGCGTGTGGCAATCAACCTCAGCAAAAGCCGCCTGCGCCTGGTGTGGCGCCGGCGCCGGGAGACGCTGCTCGAGAGCTATCCCGCGCCGGAGCCCGAGAGCAGAGAACTGCTCGAAGCGGTCATGGCGCTGCGCGCGCCCGAGCGCACAGTAGTTCATCTGTATTACTACGAGGGCTATTCAACCGCAGAGATCGCGACGCTGACCGGCAGCCGCGAGTCGACTGTCCGCAGCCGGCTCTCGCGTGCGAGAGCGAGGCTCAGAGCACAGTTGGAAGGAGAGATACCATGAAGAACAATGCCTATGTGACATACATGAATTCCATTGAGGTGGACGGTGAGCTCCACCGCAGACTTCTCGAGGGGGCCGGCGCCGCTCAGCCGCGCCGGCGCCGGCCGCTGCTGCCTGCTGCCGCCGGCCTCGCCGCCGCGCTCGCGCTGAGCTTTGCGATGCTCTGGGCGCCGGGGCTACAGAGCGAACCGCCGTCCGTCGCCGACCCGGCGCCGGGCACCCCCGTACAGAGCGCGCCGCCGGGAGTGCCCGACGACTTTGTAGGCACCCTGCAATTCCCGCGGCAGACGATTGAAACCGACGCCGCCCGGGTTCTTCCGCCGGAGGGATACTTTGAAAGAGAGCTTTCGCGAGAGGAGCTCGAGGAGCTCTTCCCCGTGGGGCTGCCCGCTCTTTTCACAGACAGTTTTGACCCGGCGGTCGCGGGCTATACCGGCCAGGGGGAATTTTACTGCCTGCGCCTTGCGGCGCAGGGTGAGCAGCAGCTGGGCCTCGCGGTATCGCAGTCGGGGTTCACCTGTGGGGTCACGCAGCAGAGCGACGCGGTTCTCTATCGCGGGACATGGGTACAGTGCGGCAGCGACACCGGTGGGGAGCACTGGATTCGCTTTGAGCAGGGCGGCCTCCACTGGGAGATCAGAGCCGCGGGAGAGGACGCCGCGCGGCGGGCGGAGTATCTGCTCGGCGAGCTGCTGCCCGACAATCTGCCCGACGTGCAAAGCCTCCGGGAGAGTGATATTCCCGAGTGGGAGAACCGGGTGCTTACACTCTCCGAGGCGCGCAGCGACGGGCGGTTCGGCAGCTTTGTGCCGCAGCGTGCGCCGAAGGGCTTTTCCTTCGAGTCGGCGCGCCGGTACCGCGACTGGCGCAGCGATGGCCTGAATGTCCTCTACACCGACGGCGGCTACGGCACCTTTGAGCTGAGAGTCCGCGCCGCGAGCGAAGACGACGCCGCCCGCGTACTCGACCCGGAGAAGCGCGAAGCCTACGACACCGGTCTCTATGAGATACCCTGGGCCGATTCGGTGCCGCAGCAGTACGCGGAGAATTTTGACAATCCCGTCTTTCTCGCTCAGGATGTCACAGCGGAGCTTCTCGGCAGACGGATGTACCATGTCGAAGATGCGGGAGACGCCGCGGGCGTCCGGGTGCGGCTCTCCGTTCTACTGGATGACACGCTCGTGGAAGTGAGCGGAAAAGGCCTCGAGCAGGGCGATGCCGTCTCGGTGATCCTCGCTCTGCTGGAAGAGTGAAAACCATTACCTAAATCCATATTTTCCCATCAAATCTCAGAGCGGACCATTTTGTAAAATGGTCCGCTCTCTGTTTGCTAAAAGGCTTTAGTTAAAAATTTAACCAGTGAAAAATGCCGAATTGACCCCAAAATTAGTGATATTGACAAATAAACAGAGAATTATTTTGTGTAAAAAAACAGTGTTCCTGAGCAGAAATCCGTGGTAATATGGAACCAGGCAATTACGAAAACGATAACCTAAAACGATTTCCCGACCGGAGTGAGCCGTGAAAGTGACGATCAAGGACATTGCGGAACAGGCGAATGTCTCGACAGCGACAGTCTCCAAAGTTCTCAACAAGAACGATTTGAGTATCTCCAAGGCAACGCGCGAACGGGTGCTCAAGGTCGTCAAACGCAACAACTACATACCGAACGCCATGGCGAAAGGCCTCAAGAGCCGCCGCTCCAACATGATCGGTTTCATCCTGCCCGATATTACAAACCCCTTTTTCCCGGAACTTGCGCGGGGAATTGAAGACAAGGCCAAAGAGTACAACTTCGGTGTCGTGTTCTGCAACACCGACGACGATCCCGACCGGGAGGGGGAGTGCTTCCGCTTTCTCGGCTCCCAGATGATCGACGGCATCATCTTCGCAAGCAGCCAGGAGGAGAGCTCCTACGACAACGCGCTGCTTCGAAGCGTGCCGGTCGTCATGGTGGACCGCGGCGTCACCATTGCAGATGGGAACGTCGGCAAGGTGTCCATTGATTCGCGAAGCGCCTCCGCCGCCGCGACCCAGCTGCTCGTCGGCTCAGGTTGCCGGAGAGTCGCCTACATCTCGGCGAAGTGCAACACCGCAAACCAGCGCTATCTCGGCTATCTCGGGGCCCTTGAGAAATCGGGCATCAAGGTGGATGAGAGCCTGATCTACCTCGGGGAGTATGATGTGGAGACGGGCCTGCGTGGAACGCAGTGGCTTCTCGAGCAGGGAAGTTTCGACGGAATCGTCTGCGGCAACGACCTCATCGCCGCGGGCGCCATGACCGTCCTCGGGCGAAACGGGCTGAGTGTGCCGGGCGATGTCAAAGTCATCGGCTTTGACAACATCTACCTGTCGCAGCACCTGAACCCTCCGCTGACCACGGTGGAGCAGCCGACCTATGAGATCGGCCGCACGGCGGCGGAGATGCTGCTCGAAAACATCGTCAACGGCGTGCCGCTCTACAGCCGAAAGCTCGACTACCGCATCATCATGCGCCAGACCGTATAAACAGGTTCCTCGCGGGACAGGGAGTCCCGTAAAATAAACTCGAAATCCAAAAAGTGGAGGAGAAATGACATGAGTAAAAGAATTCTCGCATTCCTGTTGGCGACCGTTCTGCTGCTGGCAGTCTTTGCAGGCTGCTCGCCGAAGACGAACGATCCCGGCACAACCGATCCCGGAACGACCGACCCGGACAACCAGGGCGGCGCTGGCGCCGTCGATGGCGGCAGAAGCGAAGACGGAACAGGCAAAGCCTGCCTGATCACTTCCACCGCACGCGGCAACGAGTTCATCGACCTGATCTGGTCGGGCTTCACCGATCTCGAGAAAGAGGGCTGGGAAGTCAAGTGCATCGAGACCTTTGAGACCGCTGAGCAGGCCGAGCAGGTCCGCTCCATGTGCGCCGAGGGCTACAACATCATCTACACCCAGGGCGACGACGTCATGAAGACCGTCCTCGACATGCAGGATGAGCTCACCGACATGTATCCCGACACTTTCTTCATTTTCCTTGACACCTATTCCAAGACCACCATGCCGAACTCCTGCGCGGTCACCATCGACCCGTTTGAGGCCTGCTTCATCGCCGGCTATGTCGCGGCGAAGACCTCTCAGAGCGGCGTTGTCGGCCTGATGCTCCCGCTCGACACCCCGATCATGCAGCGCTTTGAGTACGGCTACTATGCCGGCGCCGACTATGCCAACAACGGCACCGAGATCATCAAGGCATATACCAACGACTGGTCCGATACCACCAAGGGCTACGAGTCCGCGAAGGCTCTCAAGGGCAACAACCCCGACATGGACGTCATGATCCAGGCTGCCTACATCTCCGGCTACGGTGTCATCCAGGCCTGCGCCGAGATGGAGCTGCCCTGCATCGGTGTTGACGACTGGCAGGGCGACATCGACCCGATCGTCTTCTGGAGCGCCATCAAGTCCATGAACGTGGCGGTCTATGAGACAGCTCACATGTGGGCTGAGGGCGACGAGTTCCCGTTCGCGATGGAGTTCGACCTCAACGACGGCGGCTATGCCTATGAGGATGTCGACCTGAAGAACCTCAGCGACGAGCTCGCTGCTGAAGTTGAGCAGCTCAAGGCTGACATCATGTCCGGAACCGTCGACATCTTCGCCGGCGACTACGAGGAGTGGAGAGAGACCAACTTCGACCAGGAAGGCGAATAATCTGCTGACGTAGGTTTGATGTTGAGGGGAGGGGGCAATCCCCTCCCCTCAATTCGCAGATAGAAAATACAACGCAACCGCCAGGGAGGTGCAGGTTTAAGACATGAGTGAAAACGAGTACATCCTGCAAATGAAAAACATCCGAAAGACATTCGGAAAACTGGTCGCCAACGACAACGTCACATTCAATGTGAAAAAGGGGACCGTGCACGCGCTGATCGGTGAGAATGGCGCGGGCAAGAGCACATTGATGAACATTCTCACCTGCATTCACAAACCCGATCACGGTGATATCATCATCAATGGGGAAAAAATGGCGTTTCGGGATTCTCTCGACGCCGCAAGACACGGCATTGGCATGGTCTATCAGGAGTTCATGCTCTTCAAGGATCTGAGCATTGCCGACAACATCATGATGGGCTTTGAGGAGAAGAAGCTCGGCATCTTCCTCGACAAGAAAAAGTCGAGAAAGAAAATTGAAGAGATCTGCGAAAAGTATCACTTCAATATCCCGCTTGACGAAAAGGTCAAGGACTGCCCGGTCGCCATGCTGCAGCAGGTGGAGATCGTCAAGGTCCTCTACAAGGGCGCCGACATCATCATTCTCGACGAGCCGACTTCGGTTCTGACTCCTCAGGGTGTTGAGGGCCTGTTTGATGCAATCCGCTTTCTCACCCAGCAGGGCAAAACCGTCATCTTCATCTCGCACAAGCTCAAAGAGGTCTTCGCCATTGCTGATGAGATCACCGTGCTGCGTGACGGCAAGATCTCGGGCCATGTGCTGCCGAGCGAGGTCAACGAAAACGAGCTTGCCAACATGATGGTCGGCCGCGAGGTCATGCTCCAGTCGAACAAGGTCATGCGCGAGCCGGGTGAGAAGATCCTCGAGGTCAAAAATCTCAGCGTCAAGGACAAGGAGGGTATCCTCCGCGTCAAGAATGTCAGTTTTGACATCAGAGCCGGTGAGATTGTCGGCATTGCGGGTGTTGCGGGCTCCGGCCAGCAGCAGCTTGTCGAGGCCATCTTCGGGGCGCGTGCTCCCGAGCACGGCGCAGAAATCCGCTTCTGCGGGCAGGACATCACCCAGAAGACCTCCCGCGAGCGCCGCTGCATGGGTATGGGCTATGTGCCGCAGGATCGTCTGGGCGCCGGCGGCAACGGCGTTGGAACCCTCTGGGAGAACGCCATCATGGGTTACCATGTGGCCCATGGCTTCAAGAGCAAAGTCTTCCTTGACCGCAAAGAGGTCAATGACTTTTCGAGCCGTGTCATCAAGGAGTTCAATGTCAAATGTCAGAGCCTGAATGACAGACTGCGCAGTCTGTCAGGCGGCAACATCCAGAAACTGATTGTCGGCCGTGAGAGCATTCAGGACAACAAGCTGCTCATCGTCGAGGACCCGACCCGTGGTATTGACGTCGGTGCCATCGAATTTGTGTGGGCAAAGCTTCTGGAAATTGCAAAATCCGGCATGGCGGTTCTGCTCGTCAGCCACGAGCTCAATGAGGTCATGCAGCTGTCCGATCGGATTCTTGTCATCTACAACGGCGAAGTCTCCGACGGCGGCAGATACCAGGAGCTCACGGATAAAGAGATCGGTCTTTTGATGCTGGGAGGTGAACAGGTCCATGCAAGCTAAAGCAAATCAGAGCGGTCTGAACCGCACTGTCAAGAAGTACTTCGGGCCCGAATTCAGAATCGGAGTAGCGCGCTACGTGCTCTCGTTCATTGGTGTTCTGATCGTCGGCTCTCTTCTGATCGCCTCGCAGGGCGAGGACCCGGTTCACGCTGTACAGGAAATCGTCAAGGGCGCGTTCGGCGGCAGGGTTCAGTTCGGCAACACTCTGCGCTGGGCAACCCCCTGTCTGCTGACCGGCGCCGCGGCCATCGTCGCGTTCAAGTCGGGCGTCACAAACCTCGGCATTGAGGGCCAGATGTATGTCGGTGCCGTCACCGCCGGCATCCTCGGCTACATGGTACAGCTGCCGGCCCATCTCCACGCGATTCTCTGCGTGATCTCGGCCGGTATCGCCGGTGTCATCTGGGTCATCATTCCGGCGATCATGCGCCTGTTCTTCAGCATTGACGAGTACGTCACAACCATGATGATGAACTTTGTCGCGACGCTCTTCTGCGACTACATCGTCGTGTGGCATGTTCTGCCGAGCATCGGTGTCACGACCGTCACGGCCGCCACGCCGAACATCCACAAGACTGCGCGCCTGTCGCAGCTGATCAAGGGAACCTCGTCAAGCACCGGTTTCATCATCGGCATCGGCGTCACGCTGCTGGTCTACGTCATCTACAAGTACACCATCAAGGGATATGAGCTCAAGCAGGTCGGCGAGAACCTCAAGTTTGCGCAGACCGGCGGTGTCAACGTGAAAAAGACCTTCATCTCGATCTTCGTGCTCTCCGGCTTCATTGCCGGTATGTGCGGCGGCATCGAGGTCTCCGGCGGCTACTACCGCTATGTGTCGAACTTCTCGACCACGATGGGTTGGGAGGGCATCATGATTGCCAACATCTCCAACCGCAACCCCATCGCGCTGATCTTTGTCTCGCTGGTCTGGGGTGCTCTCAAGACGGGAGCCATGGCCATGGAGCGTGCGACAACGCTCAATCGCCTGACGGTCAACCTGCTGCAGATGATCTTTGTTCTGCTCGTGTCGATCGACTATGAGGGCATTGCAAACCACTTCAAAGACAGAAAGAGAAAGAAAATGGAAGCCAAACAGTTTGCCATGCAGGGAGGTGCTCAGTAATGTTTTGGGATGTTGTTATGACCTGTCTGAGCCCGATCACGTTCGCAGCGGCGCTTCGCCTGTCCTGCCCGCTGATCATCGGCTCCATCGGCGGCTGCTTCAACGAGAAGATCAGCACCGGAAACATCGCCTACGAGTGCTTCATGCTGACCGGCGCTTTCTTTGCCGCCTACGGCAGCTACCTCACCGGCAACCCCTATATGGGCTCGCTGATTGCCATTCTGTCGGGTCTCGTACTCGCGGCGATCTACGGAATCCTCGTCTATCACCTCAACTGCAACGCGATGATCGTGTCGGTTGCGTACAACAACGGCGCCTGGGCGCTGACCACGCTGCTTCTCGTCACCGTCTGGGGTGTCAGAGGCAACTTCACCGACCCGTCCATCGTCAGCTACAATACCATCACCTTTGACTTCTTGAAGAATATTCCGATTCTTGACACCCTGTTCAACAACAACATCGGCATGGTCTACTTCGCGTTTGTCTTCGCGGTCATCGGCGGCATCGTCATGTACAAGACGCCCTTTGGCCTGCGGCTGCGCGGTGTGGGCAGCAACCCCGATGCGGCGCAGACTGCCGGCATCAGCGTGAGAAAGTACCGCTGGATCGGCCTGCTGATCATGGGCGCCTCGATGGGCCTTGCGGGCTCCTACCTGCCGCTGAGCGGCCTTTCGATGTTCACCGAGAACATGACCCGTGGCCGCGGCTTTTTGTGCCTGACCGCCATTCTCGTCGGCAAGGCCGACCCGTTCAAGACGACGCTGGTCGCGATACTCTTCGGCTATTCGACATCCATGACGCTGGTTCTGTCCACCTTTGGCCTGCCGACGCAGATCATGAATATGGTGCCCTATGTCATGGTGCTGGTTGTGCTTCTTGTCGCGGGCATGCGCAACTTCAAGGGCACGGCTGAGATCAGCGGCGACACCATTTGATGTGAGAGAGGAGATCACCATGCTCAAACAGGAACTGGTCAAAATCGAGCGTGACAGCTACATCTACCGCGTCGTGCACCGCATCATGGAGGGCGACTGCCAGATGAATCACGGACCCGAGCTCGTGACGGTTGGCCCACTGCTCGCGCAGAAGTACTGCGTGACAAACGCGATGTACTACGAGTTCATCCGGGAGAGCGGCTACCAGCCGAAGAATCCCGTCAATTACTTAAAGCACTGGGAAAACGGCAAATACCGCCCGGGGCAGGAGGATCTGCCAGTGGTCAACATCTCGCAGGACGACGCGCGCGCCTATGCCGAGCACTACGGCATGCGCCTGCCGACCGAGGCCGAGTGGCAGTACCTCGCCGCCGGTCCCGCCCATCTGAAGTACCCCTGGGGCAACAATAAGGAATACGCCCGCTGCAACGTCTACGGCGAGCAGCTTGAGAGGGTGGACAGCCACCCCGAGGGCGTGTCTCCCTTCGGGCTCTACAACATGTGCGGCAACGTCTGGGAGTTCACCGCCGACTGCATGCACGACCACGCTCCCGGCCACGAGGACGACCACCGCTTCATCGTGCTGCGCGGCGGCTCCTACTACACCGCGCCCGACTACTGGCATGCCGAGGGCGGCGCTACGCCCAACGACTACCATCTGAAAGTCCATCAGCTCGGCGACGCGATGAACCGCTACGAGACCGTCGGTTTCCGCTGTGTAAAGGAGTGTGACTGACGATGCTGAAACATGACACCGCCAAAAAGACAATCACTCTGCAAAACAACACCCTGCGCGTGACGGTCGGCTATGCCGACGGCGTCACGTTCGAGGAGCTCTCCAACGTCAAGGCCGGCGGGGAGCAGAACTGCGGCCGCGAGGCGTTCTGTCTGTCAATTTACGGCAAGAACTACACGAGCAGGGACTTCACCGTTGTCGATGTCACGACGGCGCAGGACCGGGTGATGGAACTTGCGAGCTTCCTGCTCGAGCTCAAGGAGGAGGGACTCAAGCTCAAACTCCACCTGATGAACGACGGCAGGGACACCATCACCGTGCTCTACCAGGTCTACGACAGCTACAAGCTGGGCGTGCCGTCGGTCTGCAAGCTGCACATGCCGCTTCTCGCTCAGCTGCAGATGACCGACCGCGACACGAAGTACTATCCCGCGGGCGCCGTGAAGACGCCGGACGGGGAGAATGTGCTGCTGCCGGTGCGCGAGCTCTTCTACAGCACCGACGTCATCCTGCCTCTGGTGGTCTGTGACAGCGAGGAGCACTACGGCTTCTCGGTGCAGTTCCCGGTGGTCAGTGACCTGACCGATACGGGTGCGGCGCAGAACATCAACAGCATCCTGCGCACCATCGCCAATGAGAGCGACCTGCGCGATCACGAGATTCAGATCAACCCCGACGCCTCTTTCAACGACACCGTTGAGATGCGCATTGTGGGCCTCTCAAACGGCTGGCCCGAGGCCTTTGACCGCTGCCGCGACTACTGGGCGGCGAACTACGACTTCGCGGAGTACGAGCGCGAGGATCTCAAGTGGTTCAACGACTGCGTGGTACACAACTTCACATTCCTCTACGGCAGCGAGGGCTTTGACCACGAAAAGCAGAAAATCGACGTCGAGAGTCTGCTCAAACAGGGCGAGGACTTCGGCGGCTACGACACCGTGACCATCTGGAACCAGTATCCGCGCCTGGGCATCGACAAGCGCTCCCAGTGGGATTTCTACGATGACTTCCCCGGCGGGCGGCCGGCGTTGCGCAAGGCGGTCGACGAGTTCCACGCGGCGGGTGTGCCGGTCTTTCTGCCCTACATCCCGTGGGATCGCGGCATGAACGAGAGCACGGAGAGCATGGGCGACGAGTTCGCGCGCATTGTCGCCGACACCGACGCCGACGGCTACCAGCTCGACACCATGAAAGATCTGCCCTACTCTTACCGCAAAAAACTCGACAAGGTGAAACCCGGACTCGTGCTCACCACGCAGAGCCACCCGATGAAAAAGCACCCGATCGAGTTTATCACCACCTCGTGGGATGAGTTCTGGTACACCGATCCCATGCCCGAGGTCGATGTCTTCCGCTTCATCAACCCGCGCCATCTGGCGCCGGTGATCTCGCGCTGGCTGCGCCTGGAGGACAAGGACGTTCTCATCAAGCGCGTCGAGTTCGGCGCGGCGCCGATTGTCATCTGGCAGGATATCTTCGGCCGCTGGATGCCTTTCAACGACGCGCAGCGCGCCGAGATCAAGCACTGGAAAGAGACCTATCTCAAATACCGCGCAATCTACCAGGGGCTCAAGCCCATTCCGCTCTATCCGACCAAGGTCAAAAACCTCTACTGCAACCTCTTTGTGGGGGATGCCGGCGAGGGACAGATCTACTCGTTCTACAACGATTCGGATGAGGAACTTCATGTAAAAGATCTTCCGGTTTACCTTTACGAGGGTAAGAAGGCCGAGGTCATCCTCGGAGTCGGCAGCGCCACGATCGCTGCCAACAAACTGAATGGTACCGTCGCGCCGGGGGCGGTCGTGCATGTTCTGGTAAAATAACGTGACACAGACCCCCAGGGGCGATGGACGCCCCTGGGGGTTTTGTTGTCCCGTGGGAAGA from Feifania hominis includes these protein-coding regions:
- a CDS encoding MBL fold metallo-hydrolase — its product is MRFVTLCSGSSGNATLVSHQNTHILIDAGLSFRALKTSLAKLGLEPRDLTALFLTHEHSDHVRGVPAIAEKTAVPIYGRRASLEAVVLASGTIMPDRLTALAGDGNFEAGELYVHPFETPHDSAACVGYSIFSPDGRKLSLVTDLGCVTETVAKNLHNSDFVLIESNYDEQMLRTGRYPPYLKRRIASDSGHLSNAACAEVVESLVCGGTEHFVLVHLSDKNNLPKLALETTCRRLMSRGVRPGEVTVDIAPRFEMSRPFDF
- a CDS encoding RNA polymerase sigma factor — encoded protein: MAIVWRAQELVEREENHVYRAALAILKNREDAEDVTQETFVKLFLKQPTFESETHARAWLLRVAINLSKSRLRLVWRRRRETLLESYPAPEPESRELLEAVMALRAPERTVVHLYYYEGYSTAEIATLTGSRESTVRSRLSRARARLRAQLEGEIP
- a CDS encoding substrate-binding domain-containing protein, producing MKVTIKDIAEQANVSTATVSKVLNKNDLSISKATRERVLKVVKRNNYIPNAMAKGLKSRRSNMIGFILPDITNPFFPELARGIEDKAKEYNFGVVFCNTDDDPDREGECFRFLGSQMIDGIIFASSQEESSYDNALLRSVPVVMVDRGVTIADGNVGKVSIDSRSASAAATQLLVGSGCRRVAYISAKCNTANQRYLGYLGALEKSGIKVDESLIYLGEYDVETGLRGTQWLLEQGSFDGIVCGNDLIAAGAMTVLGRNGLSVPGDVKVIGFDNIYLSQHLNPPLTTVEQPTYEIGRTAAEMLLENIVNGVPLYSRKLDYRIIMRQTV
- a CDS encoding BMP family ABC transporter substrate-binding protein translates to MSKRILAFLLATVLLLAVFAGCSPKTNDPGTTDPGTTDPDNQGGAGAVDGGRSEDGTGKACLITSTARGNEFIDLIWSGFTDLEKEGWEVKCIETFETAEQAEQVRSMCAEGYNIIYTQGDDVMKTVLDMQDELTDMYPDTFFIFLDTYSKTTMPNSCAVTIDPFEACFIAGYVAAKTSQSGVVGLMLPLDTPIMQRFEYGYYAGADYANNGTEIIKAYTNDWSDTTKGYESAKALKGNNPDMDVMIQAAYISGYGVIQACAEMELPCIGVDDWQGDIDPIVFWSAIKSMNVAVYETAHMWAEGDEFPFAMEFDLNDGGYAYEDVDLKNLSDELAAEVEQLKADIMSGTVDIFAGDYEEWRETNFDQEGE
- a CDS encoding ABC transporter ATP-binding protein, which codes for MSENEYILQMKNIRKTFGKLVANDNVTFNVKKGTVHALIGENGAGKSTLMNILTCIHKPDHGDIIINGEKMAFRDSLDAARHGIGMVYQEFMLFKDLSIADNIMMGFEEKKLGIFLDKKKSRKKIEEICEKYHFNIPLDEKVKDCPVAMLQQVEIVKVLYKGADIIILDEPTSVLTPQGVEGLFDAIRFLTQQGKTVIFISHKLKEVFAIADEITVLRDGKISGHVLPSEVNENELANMMVGREVMLQSNKVMREPGEKILEVKNLSVKDKEGILRVKNVSFDIRAGEIVGIAGVAGSGQQQLVEAIFGARAPEHGAEIRFCGQDITQKTSRERRCMGMGYVPQDRLGAGGNGVGTLWENAIMGYHVAHGFKSKVFLDRKEVNDFSSRVIKEFNVKCQSLNDRLRSLSGGNIQKLIVGRESIQDNKLLIVEDPTRGIDVGAIEFVWAKLLEIAKSGMAVLLVSHELNEVMQLSDRILVIYNGEVSDGGRYQELTDKEIGLLMLGGEQVHAS
- a CDS encoding ABC transporter permease; amino-acid sequence: MQAKANQSGLNRTVKKYFGPEFRIGVARYVLSFIGVLIVGSLLIASQGEDPVHAVQEIVKGAFGGRVQFGNTLRWATPCLLTGAAAIVAFKSGVTNLGIEGQMYVGAVTAGILGYMVQLPAHLHAILCVISAGIAGVIWVIIPAIMRLFFSIDEYVTTMMMNFVATLFCDYIVVWHVLPSIGVTTVTAATPNIHKTARLSQLIKGTSSSTGFIIGIGVTLLVYVIYKYTIKGYELKQVGENLKFAQTGGVNVKKTFISIFVLSGFIAGMCGGIEVSGGYYRYVSNFSTTMGWEGIMIANISNRNPIALIFVSLVWGALKTGAMAMERATTLNRLTVNLLQMIFVLLVSIDYEGIANHFKDRKRKKMEAKQFAMQGGAQ
- a CDS encoding ABC transporter permease: MFWDVVMTCLSPITFAAALRLSCPLIIGSIGGCFNEKISTGNIAYECFMLTGAFFAAYGSYLTGNPYMGSLIAILSGLVLAAIYGILVYHLNCNAMIVSVAYNNGAWALTTLLLVTVWGVRGNFTDPSIVSYNTITFDFLKNIPILDTLFNNNIGMVYFAFVFAVIGGIVMYKTPFGLRLRGVGSNPDAAQTAGISVRKYRWIGLLIMGASMGLAGSYLPLSGLSMFTENMTRGRGFLCLTAILVGKADPFKTTLVAILFGYSTSMTLVLSTFGLPTQIMNMVPYVMVLVVLLVAGMRNFKGTAEISGDTI
- a CDS encoding SUMF1/EgtB/PvdO family nonheme iron enzyme translates to MREEITMLKQELVKIERDSYIYRVVHRIMEGDCQMNHGPELVTVGPLLAQKYCVTNAMYYEFIRESGYQPKNPVNYLKHWENGKYRPGQEDLPVVNISQDDARAYAEHYGMRLPTEAEWQYLAAGPAHLKYPWGNNKEYARCNVYGEQLERVDSHPEGVSPFGLYNMCGNVWEFTADCMHDHAPGHEDDHRFIVLRGGSYYTAPDYWHAEGGATPNDYHLKVHQLGDAMNRYETVGFRCVKECD